The Oncorhynchus masou masou isolate Uvic2021 unplaced genomic scaffold, UVic_Omas_1.1 unplaced_scaffold_1490, whole genome shotgun sequence DNA segment ctatttgaacccagatctggACTTTAAGGACTATGATGTAACCAAAATGTTGGCGTAGCCAACCTGGACTCACCAGAGTCAATGTCATtatcttcctcatcctcttcttcctcctcctcctcgatttctcgctcctcctcctcctctttgacaATCACATTGAGTTCCactgtttgactgcagtcttccagcttcactgatgccatctctggacCCTGTTGTGAGCTTCTCTGGGCTGCAACATGGCAGCCAAAACCCAGTTCAGACATGGTATGAACACGGCAGCCAGAACCCAGTTCAGACATGGTATGAACACTGCAGCCAGA contains these protein-coding regions:
- the LOC135531016 gene encoding acidic leucine-rich nuclear phosphoprotein 32 family member B-like, whose protein sequence is MSELGSGCRVHTMSELGFGCHVAAQRSSQQGPEMASVKLEDCSQTVELNVIVKEEEEEREIEEEEEEEDEEDNDIDSDMEEEEDQKGGGVANPGLVIVKREDEEERDREKDEEEEEEGVDRTKPGNH